One window of the Candidatus Zixiibacteriota bacterium genome contains the following:
- the hypA gene encoding putative hydrogenase nickel incorporation protein HypA (Evidence 3 : Putative function from multiple computational evidences), whose product MHELRIAESIVEISLKEIERQNLTGVRAIGVKIGALAGVNADSLLFGFEAITVDTPLAGVRLEIEEVPVKGKCHACKKDFEIKEFIFICPHCYSSDIEISQGQELDIAYIETD is encoded by the coding sequence ATGCATGAACTTCGCATAGCCGAATCAATCGTTGAAATAAGTCTGAAAGAGATCGAGCGGCAGAATTTGACCGGGGTCAGGGCGATCGGGGTGAAGATCGGGGCGCTGGCCGGGGTGAACGCCGATTCATTGCTTTTCGGGTTCGAGGCGATCACGGTCGACACGCCGCTGGCGGGGGTAAGACTGGAAATCGAAGAAGTGCCGGTCAAGGGAAAATGCCACGCCTGCAAGAAAGATTTCGAAATCAAAGAATTTATTTTTATTTGTCCGCATTGTTATTCGTCGGATATCGAGATTTCGCAGGGGCAGGAGCTCGATATCGCATATATTGAGACGGATTGA
- a CDS encoding Hydrogenase 2 maturation protease, translating into MKTLVLGLGNDILADDAVGILTARALKDEEKGQVEINESALHGLALLELFIGYDRAIIIDAIQTGQYEPGTVIELEPADLGAVTAPSPHYSGLPEMLHIAGELNLHFPKEIKILALEVEDPYSVRESLTVSAQEGMLKLKEMVKKQLRIWNEPD; encoded by the coding sequence ATGAAAACGCTGGTGCTAGGTCTGGGAAACGATATTCTGGCCGATGACGCAGTCGGAATTTTGACGGCACGGGCGCTTAAAGACGAAGAGAAGGGTCAGGTTGAAATAAATGAATCAGCCCTCCACGGCCTGGCCCTTCTTGAGTTATTTATCGGGTACGACCGGGCGATAATTATCGACGCCATCCAGACCGGGCAGTATGAACCGGGGACGGTTATCGAACTGGAACCGGCCGATCTGGGGGCGGTTACGGCACCATCGCCGCATTATTCCGGCCTGCCGGAGATGCTTCATATCGCCGGCGAATTGAATTTGCATTTTCCCAAAGAAATTAAGATCTTGGCTCTGGAAGTGGAGGATCCATATTCGGTGAGAGAATCGCTGACAGTATCGGCCCAGGAGGGGATGCTGAAATTGAAAGAGATGGTCAAAAAGCAGTTACGGATATGGAACGAGCCGGATTGA